GACCTTGCGACGATCGCCCGGTCGCGTCCCGGATGAGGAACACATAATTCAAAGTCGGGCAGAGCGTGACAGACGTGGGTCGTGGCACTGATGGTTACGTTTTCTGTTAACTTTGATGGTTCGCTTGGTCTTTCATTTGATCGTTCTGTTATTCGATTACGAATAACGTCCGCCGCACTACAGCCTTGCAGGGCGTACGAGGTTATGAGCAAAGCAGCTAAAGCCGATATTCTAAGTCGCAGCATAAACGGACCTCCGTGCGAACCCACTGCAAATTTGCGTCCACCATAACTACCCAGATGATCAGGGTTAATTTCTCACTTGGCGTCTGTGCTTGGGGATTTTGGCCAGAGTTTTTACACACTCGTAAGCGGCGCAGAAATTGCAGCCATCAAGAGTTGCGTTATAAGGCGCACGCGTATCATGCAAATACTTACAGGAGGACCTTATGTTTAGATTATTTCTCTGCCGTGGAATACTGGCCACCTTCGCGGCAACTGCAACCACTGTCTGCCTTGCTGCCACAGATTCAAAAGCTATTCTAGACGAGGCGTACCAAGATGAGCTCAAGGCGTATATCCGCTACGAGGCAGTCGTCGAGCAATTTGGCGCTATCAGACCGTTTGTAAATCTGGTCGAGGCTGAGAGACGGCATCTGGATCACCTCGCTGATCTCTACATTGCGCGAGGATTCACACCTGCAGCCGTAATCGAGCCCGCACCCGTCATGTATCTGAGCGTCGCGTCTGCGTGTCAGGTGAGTCTCGATGCCGAGAGGGAAAACGTTGCCCTACTTGACCGTCTCATTGCTGAGACGACGGAGCCTGATATCAAGGCCACCTTAGAGTGGATCCGTGAGGCTTCTGCTGGGCGCCATATACCGGCGCTTGAGCGTTGCAGCGGTTTACCCGGCTGAAGCCTTAGCTTTGGATCGCAGTCTAAAATTAAAGGCCTCGACCAGAATGGAAAAGCCCATGGCAAAGTAGATGTAGCCCTTTTCCACGTGGTGACCGGTGCCGTCAGCCGTCAGCACCACGCCGATGAGTAGTAAAAAGGACAATGCCAGCATCTTTATGGTGGGATGCTTGACGATGAATTCGCTGACGGGATTGGCAAAAAGCACCATCACAGCGACGGAGGCCACAACGGCCGCCACCATAATTGTTAAGTTGTTTACCATACCCACTGCGGTGATCACTGAGTCTAGCGAGAAGACCACGTCCAGTAGTGTTATTTGGACGAGTATTGATGCGGCACTGGCTGGTGGAGATTGAGAGCCATCCGTACCGTGCTCGTGGCCACCTTCGATCGTGCCGTGAATCTCAAAAGTAGCTTTAGCGATAAGGAAGAGACCACCGCCAATGAGAATGAGGTCGCGTCCCGATACGCCGCGGTCCAGAATGGTAAAGAGGGGGTCCGTCAACCTAACAACCCAACCGATGGCGAAAAGCAGCAATATGCGCTGCAACATGGCAAGGACCAGGCCGATGCGCCGCATCTTTGCTTGCTGTGACCTGTGCAGTCGACTGGTGATGATGGCGATGAAGACGATGTTGTCGATACCGAGCACTATTTCTAGGGCGGCTAGTGATATCAGCGCGATCAGATTCTGCAGGGTAAAAAGATCAGTAGCAACAGCGTCCAACGTATACTCCTCGCACAGCTATAACTTTTGACAGGCCGGTTGCGAGGACGCTGACTCAACGCCATCAACTACGGCAGTGACCGTGAAGCAGAAGTTCTTACCAATGTAAGGCTTTAAGTTCTTATCGGTCGTGCTCAGTATAGCGCTAGGATTCTTCGGGTCAAACCCCTTAGCGTCTGCCTTAATGGAAGTGATCGGCACCTCGGCGGCTTCAGGACTTGGCATACCAAAGATGTTGAATGACTGGGCTGCCTTGCCTGCCCGGGCATCCCAGGTGAGTGTCACCGTAGAGGATTTTGCAGCGGCCGGCGCCTTGGCATTGCCGCCTGAGTTTTGGGCGCCGTTGCCACAGGCCAGGAAGGAACCGCCAAGGCCTAGGCCTAGGATCAAGGTGGTGATGACTTTTGTTGTCATACGCATGGATGTTTCTGTCTTTCTAGGTTTTGGGACTTACCTTAACTTTTAAATTCGTCGGAGCCGTTGGGGCGGACTGGGGCGTGGACGGTGACGGCATGGGGCTTGGTGCTGGAGTGCCCGTTACGTCGCCCGATTTGGGAGGCGTGTTACTTATTCTTATGTCGGCGCAGGAAAAGTACGGTTTACCGCCCTGATCCGTCATCACCTGAATGAGTTGAATGGAGCACGTTTCGCAAATGTCCTGGGGTACGGTTACGGTTGCAGAGAACTGATGATAGGTCGTTGGATCGGAATAATTGACTGGGGTGTCTTTAGTGTCCGGAATGTTGTTCAGGAGTACGTTGTTGTCAAACCCGTTGATGCCATCCTTGGAAAAAGCAATGCGGTAGCTCCCTGGGTGGTTAATGGTCTCCTCCCACATGACGACCAGTTTTTGCCCTGGCGCTAGGGTTGTGCGTTTCGTGGGGTCAGTCGTTGGTGTGGTGGCACCGCAGGGACCGGTCTTCTCACCGGAGCTAGTCGTGCGTGGATTCAAGCTCGAGTTCGGTTTGATACGCGCGTGCCCCAACGCTGGGGAGGCGAAGGAAATTGCGGTTAAGGCGGTAACGAGGGGCAGTCTCAGCATCGGTCGCTCCTTTGGCTTCCTTCGGGCGCACCCAACCCGCCCATCGCTTTTATTTATCGGCAGTTACACTGTGGAGCTTGAGCTAATTTCCGAGGGTGCCGATTTCGCCAAATATCTTGCTCACTTTTTGCCGATGGCTGGTTTTAATTGAGGGAAAACCTTGCTGACTTTGTCTAAGAGGTAGTCCCCGTAGGTGCCCTGAAAGGCGTGGACGGAGCGAAGGTCCCAGCGACTCTGGGCAGGCTCCTCGATGATGCTGCAGCCCGGTAGTAAACCCACCTGGACATCAAATCCAGGATCGAAAAAGAGTGGGAACGAGTAGCGATGCCTCCCGGACACGTTGCGGACGCGGTGTAAGGTGGAACGATAAAGGCCGCCTGTCATGCGCTCCAACATATCGCCCATGTTACA
Above is a genomic segment from Deltaproteobacteria bacterium containing:
- a CDS encoding TerC family protein, with amino-acid sequence MDAVATDLFTLQNLIALISLAALEIVLGIDNIVFIAIITSRLHRSQQAKMRRIGLVLAMLQRILLLFAIGWVVRLTDPLFTILDRGVSGRDLILIGGGLFLIAKATFEIHGTIEGGHEHGTDGSQSPPASAASILVQITLLDVVFSLDSVITAVGMVNNLTIMVAAVVASVAVMVLFANPVSEFIVKHPTIKMLALSFLLLIGVVLTADGTGHHVEKGYIYFAMGFSILVEAFNFRLRSKAKASAG
- a CDS encoding lytic polysaccharide monooxygenase, whose amino-acid sequence is MLRLPLVTALTAISFASPALGHARIKPNSSLNPRTTSSGEKTGPCGATTPTTDPTKRTTLAPGQKLVVMWEETINHPGSYRIAFSKDGINGFDNNVLLNNIPDTKDTPVNYSDPTTYHQFSATVTVPQDICETCSIQLIQVMTDQGGKPYFSCADIRISNTPPKSGDVTGTPAPSPMPSPSTPQSAPTAPTNLKVKVSPKT
- a CDS encoding DUF2202 domain-containing protein yields the protein MFRLFLCRGILATFAATATTVCLAATDSKAILDEAYQDELKAYIRYEAVVEQFGAIRPFVNLVEAERRHLDHLADLYIARGFTPAAVIEPAPVMYLSVASACQVSLDAERENVALLDRLIAETTEPDIKATLEWIREASAGRHIPALERCSGLPG
- a CDS encoding isopenicillin N synthase family oxygenase → PPEQPADVSAWGVGEHTDYGLLTILKQDDCGGLEIKRQGQWIHAPYEPNTFVCNMGDMLERMTGGLYRSTLHRVRNVSGRHRYSFPLFFDPGFDVQVGLLPGCSIIEEPAQSRWDLRSVHAFQGTYGDYLLDKVSKVFPQLKPAIGKK